A single Tenacibaculum sp. 190524A02b DNA region contains:
- a CDS encoding recombinase family protein has protein sequence MKTKEVGIWIRVSTDDQAKGESPEHHRERALAYAKAKGWKVKEIYDSSGKSGKTVINFEQTQKMLNDIKQGHITGLIFSKLARFARNTKELLDFADYFQMYNADLISIYESIDTSTPAGRLFYTLIAAMAQWEREEIASRVKQSVEVRAKLGKKIGGQAQFGFKWNGNELELHPEEAPIRKMMYELFLKEERKTTVANMLNDMGYRTRSGAKFSRGVVKRWLRDPISKGMRRSNFSQQNPITKATELKPQEEWYFHPCPQIVSEELWQQVNDILDEQDSNRKPVLNRKVHIFTNYIFCHCSSRMNVRSRSTHYKCVSKECNNKIRRDDLEEAFKSRLNSFLQNKQELAKYFQYSEKALKNKEKKYETLKAELGKQKEELQNLLQLHTSGQIPTEAFKEYHDKPYKESKKLEQKILNLESEIANDSIHQNSTHFIINNSKEIYSKWDSYDRKNKREIIETVLDTIIIGHDTISFNLKRLTLPSSGFSELGENGGQNPFLRYSRQ, from the coding sequence ATGAAAACAAAAGAGGTAGGTATATGGATACGCGTTTCAACTGATGACCAAGCCAAAGGAGAATCACCCGAACACCATAGAGAGCGAGCATTAGCTTATGCCAAAGCCAAAGGTTGGAAAGTTAAAGAAATATATGATTCATCAGGAAAATCTGGTAAAACTGTAATTAATTTTGAGCAAACCCAAAAAATGCTTAATGATATTAAGCAAGGACATATTACAGGTCTTATTTTTTCCAAACTAGCCAGATTTGCAAGAAATACTAAAGAACTTCTTGACTTTGCAGATTACTTTCAAATGTATAACGCTGACCTTATTTCTATTTATGAAAGTATTGATACTTCAACCCCTGCTGGAAGACTATTCTATACCCTTATTGCCGCTATGGCTCAATGGGAAAGAGAAGAAATCGCTTCACGTGTTAAGCAGTCTGTAGAAGTTAGAGCAAAATTAGGTAAAAAGATAGGAGGACAAGCTCAATTTGGTTTTAAGTGGAATGGGAATGAACTTGAGCTACACCCTGAAGAAGCCCCTATTCGCAAGATGATGTATGAACTCTTTCTCAAAGAAGAACGAAAAACTACGGTTGCTAATATGCTTAATGATATGGGATACCGAACACGAAGTGGAGCAAAGTTTTCACGAGGTGTGGTCAAACGATGGCTACGCGACCCTATTTCCAAAGGAATGCGTAGGTCAAATTTTTCCCAACAAAATCCAATTACTAAAGCAACAGAATTAAAACCACAAGAAGAATGGTACTTTCACCCTTGTCCCCAAATTGTTTCAGAAGAACTATGGCAACAAGTAAATGACATTCTTGATGAACAGGATAGTAATAGAAAACCAGTACTTAATCGTAAAGTTCACATATTCACTAATTATATATTTTGTCACTGTAGTAGTCGTATGAATGTTCGGTCTCGATCAACTCATTACAAATGTGTGAGCAAAGAATGTAATAACAAAATCAGGAGAGATGATTTAGAAGAAGCATTTAAAAGTAGACTTAATAGTTTTCTTCAAAACAAACAAGAACTCGCAAAATATTTTCAATACTCAGAAAAAGCACTCAAAAATAAAGAGAAGAAATACGAAACACTCAAAGCTGAATTAGGCAAACAAAAAGAAGAACTACAAAACTTATTACAATTACACACGAGTGGTCAAATACCGACAGAGGCATTTAAAGAGTATCATGATAAACCATACAAGGAATCAAAAAAGCTAGAACAAAAAATACTTAACCTAGAAAGTGAAATAGCAAATGATTCAATACATCAAAATTCAACTCATTTTATTATAAATAATTCAAAAGAAATATATAGTAAATGGGATAGCTATGATAGGAAAAATAAAAGAGAGATTATAGAAACCGTACTCGATACAATAATTATTGGACACGACACTATTAGCTTTAACTTAAAGCGTCTTACCCTGCCCAGCTCAGGGTTTTCCGAATTAGGGGAAAATGGGGGACAAAACCCCTTCCTTCGATACTCCCGCCAATGA